From Candidatus Cloacimonadota bacterium, a single genomic window includes:
- a CDS encoding NUDIX hydrolase, protein MLEREKPQYPEVKFCQGCGSPLVPKEDHEGKTRLVCEDCGRVHYKNPIPAVAVLVLNPAGELLLVKRKFAPSAGMWALPSGYMEIFLSPEENAVAELKEETGLEGEVERFISWFYGYSPIYERVLSLGFRMRVTGGSLQAGDDAEEAEFFPLQELPPIAFDAHRSFIRLETGLEI, encoded by the coding sequence ATGCTTGAACGTGAAAAACCCCAATACCCCGAAGTGAAGTTCTGCCAGGGCTGCGGAAGCCCGCTTGTTCCAAAAGAGGATCACGAAGGCAAAACCCGCCTGGTTTGCGAAGATTGCGGCCGGGTGCATTACAAGAATCCCATCCCCGCGGTGGCCGTTTTGGTGCTCAACCCGGCGGGGGAACTCCTTTTGGTGAAGCGTAAATTCGCTCCCAGCGCGGGAATGTGGGCGCTGCCCAGCGGTTACATGGAGATATTTTTATCCCCGGAGGAGAACGCCGTGGCTGAACTGAAGGAAGAAACCGGACTGGAGGGAGAGGTCGAGCGCTTCATATCGTGGTTCTATGGCTACAGCCCCATCTACGAACGCGTTCTGAGCCTCGGTTTCCGGATGCGGGTGACGGGGGGAAGCCTGCAGGCCGGTGATGACGCCGAGGAGGCCGAGTTCTTTCCCCTGCAAGAACTTCCGCCCATCGCCTTTGACGCCCACCGCAGCTTCATCAGGCTGGAGACAGGTCTGGAAATCTGA
- a CDS encoding GNAT family N-acetyltransferase: MAQVEYTEYEPRFAKAVAAMWNRSSEGWNGRIWNSSEARVLQKERDSAYLNLWLALAGEEVIGYVKLSKYSLEEGVAYVELISVDPAWHGKGIGKALMRKCVERSAELGYQRLDLFTWPGNTKAVPLYKKCGFFWERMESQVTHLMNFLPGILNSPFFRPHFEHFHWYDDLKRELEVTPDGREERGFDYYDYLWEKEGRKLTVSFEKTGRGIAAFATNEIEVECLVDEARPVFGSEHRVSYRFTNRSGKPIPVRIEGLNDANVAFSASHGFQLGEQAVWEAGFSLSAPQPGDGEWQTQPGVRALLNLDGQNVEMKTGLKTQYPLSLSFLKETMLFIPNREYKLQLNVQNHFETNAEFEIEFLPQEPVTLLENRHQISLAPQARSSIPLSISLSRGCLWTPMARVTASPESGGEVTFEKRCEAILRTFEARDQKTLEHYHALINGPYALIVQTRGDKNRASFSKVFGDYCYLSEPMLGEPFSEEFEHLDPFDAVFKDLGGANQLTLSYRSQDFPGVEFALIYRLYPSGMLDLRTRAISLPENAKTTLRLRLMPYSSLITYEHEGELHSLERDQIEAELEWLPETAVTGNFIFCGQEGDTTGIVWDPALKVKLKSWHLAWDFDLDAMLQAGTPESKPIQVFLNQFQNAFQLLDYTRGVYVPVDAAHPSLELRVNQGNPVVSGPVNAELIWRQDRDLTGSFQLSAQGGKSGEPQLLEPGSGQRGVNWKDVELPDTPLVELCCDASLPLYRLLRKQTLLQPDGGINFRKEETWLSVDNGFLKLGAAIDSTLPVLLSLETGESEWLDQAWPQFYAKSFYNPYPGGFHVRPGGISLAELSKEKHSLGIAEVKDQHGNTWRGLAFDTRIDNYKLFRGMRFRQYYLTLPGLPLLVATTEVVSGTGFACYESFPLMGFFAPGGKLENCRIHVPIDQKRWQSVEAGREDLRYWDYSRHLSVENKESGWQMYFPNPAKVETGIHIDKAVARLRIGRFSYRATEYPKWLNPIFILFSRERPAWESLGQLLDLRFGTGYRDIQPL, translated from the coding sequence ATGGCCCAAGTGGAATACACCGAATACGAACCCCGCTTTGCCAAAGCCGTTGCCGCGATGTGGAACCGCAGCAGCGAAGGCTGGAACGGCCGGATTTGGAACAGTAGCGAGGCCAGAGTTCTGCAAAAGGAGCGTGATTCGGCCTATCTGAACCTTTGGCTGGCGCTGGCCGGCGAGGAGGTTATCGGCTATGTCAAGCTCTCCAAATACTCTTTGGAAGAGGGTGTGGCTTATGTGGAGCTGATTTCGGTGGACCCGGCCTGGCACGGCAAGGGAATTGGCAAAGCCCTGATGAGAAAATGCGTGGAACGTTCCGCGGAACTGGGATATCAGCGCCTCGACCTATTCACCTGGCCGGGCAACACCAAGGCCGTTCCGCTCTACAAAAAATGCGGCTTCTTCTGGGAAAGGATGGAAAGCCAGGTCACCCATCTGATGAACTTTCTGCCTGGGATTCTGAACAGCCCGTTTTTCCGGCCTCATTTCGAACATTTCCACTGGTATGACGATCTGAAGCGGGAGCTTGAAGTGACGCCAGACGGCAGGGAGGAACGGGGCTTTGATTACTATGATTACCTGTGGGAAAAAGAGGGGCGCAAGCTTACCGTCAGCTTTGAAAAAACAGGGCGGGGCATCGCCGCCTTTGCCACAAACGAGATCGAGGTGGAATGCCTTGTGGATGAAGCCCGGCCCGTTTTCGGGAGTGAACACAGGGTCAGCTACAGATTCACCAACCGCTCCGGCAAGCCAATTCCGGTGCGGATCGAGGGCTTGAACGACGCCAATGTGGCCTTCAGCGCCAGCCACGGTTTCCAGCTTGGGGAACAGGCCGTCTGGGAAGCGGGATTCAGCCTTTCGGCGCCCCAGCCTGGCGACGGCGAATGGCAGACCCAGCCGGGTGTTCGGGCGCTGCTGAACCTGGATGGACAAAACGTGGAAATGAAAACCGGGCTTAAAACCCAGTATCCGCTCTCCCTTTCCTTCTTAAAGGAAACCATGTTGTTCATTCCCAACCGGGAATACAAACTCCAGCTCAACGTTCAGAATCATTTTGAAACGAATGCCGAGTTTGAAATAGAGTTCCTGCCCCAGGAGCCTGTGACCCTGCTTGAGAACAGGCATCAGATCAGCCTCGCACCCCAGGCCAGATCAAGCATTCCCCTAAGCATCAGCTTGTCCCGCGGCTGCCTCTGGACCCCAATGGCGCGAGTGACCGCCAGTCCGGAATCCGGAGGCGAAGTGACCTTTGAAAAACGCTGCGAGGCAATTCTGAGGACCTTTGAGGCGCGTGACCAGAAAACCCTGGAGCATTACCACGCCCTCATCAACGGTCCGTATGCCCTCATTGTGCAGACCAGAGGGGATAAGAACCGCGCTAGCTTCTCCAAGGTTTTCGGCGATTATTGCTATCTTTCCGAACCCATGTTGGGCGAGCCTTTTTCCGAAGAGTTCGAGCATCTTGACCCCTTTGACGCGGTTTTCAAGGACCTCGGCGGCGCGAACCAGCTCACACTAAGCTATCGCAGCCAGGATTTTCCCGGCGTGGAATTCGCCCTCATTTACAGGCTCTATCCCTCCGGGATGCTGGATTTGCGAACCCGGGCAATCAGCCTTCCGGAAAACGCCAAAACCACTCTGCGCCTGCGGTTGATGCCTTACAGCAGCTTGATCACATACGAACACGAGGGTGAATTGCACAGTCTGGAGCGTGACCAGATAGAGGCTGAACTGGAATGGCTGCCTGAAACCGCCGTGACCGGCAATTTCATCTTTTGCGGCCAGGAAGGTGACACCACAGGCATCGTTTGGGACCCAGCCCTAAAAGTGAAATTGAAAAGTTGGCATCTAGCCTGGGACTTTGATCTCGATGCCATGCTCCAGGCTGGCACACCGGAAAGTAAACCCATCCAGGTCTTTCTGAACCAGTTCCAGAACGCCTTTCAACTGCTCGATTACACCCGGGGAGTCTATGTCCCGGTTGACGCGGCACATCCCAGTCTGGAACTGCGGGTCAACCAGGGAAACCCAGTTGTTTCCGGCCCCGTAAATGCGGAATTGATTTGGCGCCAGGACCGCGATCTGACCGGCTCGTTTCAACTTAGCGCGCAGGGAGGAAAATCCGGAGAGCCGCAACTGCTGGAGCCCGGTTCCGGCCAGCGGGGTGTGAACTGGAAGGATGTGGAACTTCCGGACACGCCTCTGGTGGAGTTGTGTTGTGATGCCAGCCTTCCGCTGTACCGTCTTCTCAGGAAGCAAACTCTCCTGCAGCCGGACGGAGGGATCAATTTCCGTAAAGAAGAAACCTGGCTGAGTGTGGACAACGGATTCCTGAAACTGGGCGCAGCCATCGATTCAACCTTACCGGTGCTGCTTTCTCTGGAAACCGGGGAATCTGAGTGGCTGGACCAAGCCTGGCCGCAGTTTTATGCCAAATCCTTCTATAATCCCTATCCCGGAGGCTTTCACGTGCGGCCGGGCGGAATTTCTCTGGCTGAACTCAGCAAGGAAAAACACAGCCTCGGCATCGCCGAGGTGAAGGATCAGCACGGCAATACCTGGCGGGGCTTGGCGTTTGATACCAGGATAGATAACTACAAACTGTTCAGGGGGATGCGGTTCCGACAATATTACCTCACGCTGCCGGGGCTGCCTTTGCTCGTCGCCACCACGGAAGTGGTTTCCGGAACGGGTTTTGCCTGTTATGAGAGTTTTCCGCTGATGGGCTTTTTCGCACCCGGCGGCAAGCTGGAAAATTGCCGGATACATGTTCCCATCGACCAGAAACGCTGGCAGAGCGTGGAGGCGGGGAGGGAAGATTTGCGGTATTGGGATTATTCCCGGCATCTCAGCGTGGAGAACAAGGAATCCGGTTGGCAAATGTATTTCCCCAACCCCGCCAAGGTGGAAACAGGAATCCACATCGACAAGGCAGTGGCCCGCTTACGGATTGGTCGCTTCAGCTACAGGGCGACAGAATATCCCAAGTGGTTGAACCCGATCTTCATCCTTTTCAGCCGGGAACGGCCAGCCTGGGAAAGCCTAGGCCAACTTCTGGACCTTCGCTTTGGCACTGGATACAGGGACATCCAGCCCCTGTAG
- the lepA gene encoding elongation factor 4: MKQEYIRNFCIIAHIDHGKSTLADRFLESTNVVGKVDVAQLLDSMDLEREKGITIKSHAVRMVHSCKGRDYVLNLIDTPGHVDFSYEVSRALASCEGAILLVDASQGIEAQTMSNLYLALDNDLEILPALNKIDLPKADIEGTEHDLCEIMGCLPEDILRVSAKSGTGVTELLDAVCERLPAPTGDPDAPPKALIFDSYFDMYRGVVVLVRLFDGSLSKGDKIKLLATEREYEIEEIGHLGLKFSPQQQLNTGEAGYIIANIKEVADARVGDTITLAKGGCEESLPGFMEPKPMVYSGIFPINGEDYENLVESIAKLKLNDASLIYEKENSSALGYGFRCGFLGMLHLEIVKERLLREYNIPIIATTPSVRFLITLKNGKEIEVNNPIDFPDPTFIESIEEPFMDTEIIVPTDFIGNIMKLAQERRGIQKNIQYIDEKRVALHYEMPLIEIIFDFYDKLKTVSRGYASLDYSFKEFRPSRVVKVDILINGEKVDAMSFICHQDKAHNWGKSVTETLREVIPRHLFKIALQAAIGGNIIARSTINAMRKDVLAKCYGGDVSRKRKLLEKQKEGKKKMKEIGSVTVPQEAFLAVLKADRD; encoded by the coding sequence ATGAAACAGGAATATATACGCAACTTTTGCATCATAGCGCACATCGACCATGGGAAATCCACCCTGGCGGACCGCTTTCTTGAAAGCACCAACGTGGTGGGCAAGGTGGATGTGGCGCAGTTGCTCGACAGTATGGACCTCGAGCGCGAAAAAGGCATCACCATCAAAAGCCACGCGGTGCGGATGGTCCACAGCTGCAAGGGCCGGGACTATGTTTTGAACCTCATCGACACACCCGGACACGTGGATTTCTCCTACGAGGTATCGCGCGCGCTGGCCTCCTGCGAAGGCGCCATCCTGCTGGTGGACGCCTCCCAGGGCATCGAGGCCCAGACGATGAGCAACCTCTATCTGGCGCTAGACAACGATTTGGAAATCCTGCCCGCGCTGAACAAGATCGACCTGCCCAAGGCTGACATCGAAGGCACGGAACACGACCTCTGCGAAATCATGGGCTGCCTGCCGGAAGACATTTTGCGGGTAAGCGCCAAATCCGGCACCGGGGTCACCGAGCTGCTGGATGCTGTCTGTGAAAGGCTTCCCGCGCCAACAGGCGATCCGGACGCCCCGCCCAAAGCTTTGATATTCGATTCGTATTTCGATATGTACCGCGGCGTGGTTGTGCTGGTGCGGCTTTTCGACGGCTCGCTGAGCAAAGGCGACAAGATCAAGCTCCTGGCCACAGAGCGGGAGTATGAGATCGAGGAGATCGGCCACTTGGGCCTGAAATTCTCCCCCCAGCAGCAATTGAACACCGGCGAGGCAGGCTACATCATCGCCAACATCAAAGAGGTGGCGGACGCTCGTGTCGGCGACACCATCACCCTGGCCAAAGGCGGCTGCGAAGAGAGTTTGCCGGGTTTCATGGAACCGAAGCCAATGGTTTATTCCGGCATTTTCCCCATCAACGGCGAGGACTATGAAAACCTGGTGGAATCCATTGCCAAGCTCAAGCTCAACGACGCCTCCCTGATCTATGAAAAGGAAAACTCCAGCGCCCTCGGATACGGCTTCCGCTGCGGCTTTCTGGGCATGCTGCACCTCGAGATCGTGAAAGAACGCCTCCTGCGTGAATACAATATCCCCATCATTGCGACCACGCCGAGCGTGCGCTTCCTCATCACCCTCAAAAACGGCAAAGAGATCGAGGTAAACAATCCCATCGATTTTCCCGATCCCACTTTCATCGAAAGCATCGAGGAACCTTTCATGGACACCGAGATCATCGTTCCAACAGACTTCATCGGCAACATCATGAAGCTGGCTCAGGAACGCCGGGGCATCCAGAAAAACATCCAATACATCGATGAAAAGCGCGTGGCCCTTCATTATGAGATGCCGCTGATCGAGATCATCTTCGATTTTTACGACAAGCTGAAAACCGTAAGCCGCGGCTACGCCTCTCTGGATTACTCCTTCAAGGAATTCCGCCCCTCCCGAGTGGTGAAAGTGGACATCCTCATCAACGGCGAAAAAGTGGACGCCATGAGCTTCATCTGCCACCAGGACAAAGCCCACAACTGGGGGAAAAGCGTAACCGAAACCCTGCGTGAGGTGATCCCGCGCCATCTCTTCAAGATTGCCCTGCAAGCGGCCATCGGAGGCAACATCATCGCACGCAGCACCATCAACGCCATGCGCAAGGATGTGCTGGCAAAATGCTACGGCGGCGACGTCAGCCGCAAACGCAAGCTGCTGGAAAAACAGAAGGAAGGCAAGAAGAAGATGAAGGAAATCGGCTCCGTGACCGTGCCGCAGGAAGCCTTCCTGGCCGTGCTGAAGGCGGACCGCGATTGA
- a CDS encoding BamA/TamA family outer membrane protein — MKRALLAAALLLAWVLAPALSVDKVSFSANFPFDETALLKASGLAAGSEYTPADVNAAIALMQAWLQANGHPFVKITNPELIPLSESSLELAFKLTEVLPAQDCELRFRGLRYFSEAKLRELLLLVDKSKVGLSELPRIMDRILDEYHRRGYLFASVGLDSLTLGENLAAYIGIEEGKPLKPEKYYFQGNKYTRDQTLIKLAGFSSGQVVTPEAIRAAEDRILGKSYIEACLIEPVDPASLLIKIEEGKMTSLEGVLGFTRVGAKNEFTGFLNIGFLNLWGSDRSLTLNWRKLPLTSLLRFSYHESGPNVFPLSGDLRLSREEEKDSFIKSAVGADIYSYYDVHRYGLELAVESVNYYVPAAKDSLLVETTSSRGIGAFWRLDSRDRAFNPSKGMQTNITYRLHQSERSGWNNALEADHTQYIGLAPRWTCALGVHLRSLADSSSVAYETYRLGGYNSLRGYREDEFSSWRLGWASLELRFLISSQARIYLFYDHGLLARDKNSLRADLLAPGLGIKLRTRLGILSIEYALGYRENGFADFSAGMVHAGLESNF; from the coding sequence ATGAAACGCGCCCTGTTGGCCGCAGCTCTTCTTCTGGCCTGGGTTTTGGCCCCTGCCCTGAGCGTGGACAAGGTCAGTTTCTCTGCCAATTTTCCCTTCGACGAGACCGCATTGCTGAAGGCTTCCGGACTGGCTGCCGGAAGCGAATACACCCCCGCGGACGTCAACGCCGCCATCGCCCTGATGCAGGCTTGGCTACAGGCAAACGGACATCCTTTCGTGAAAATCACCAATCCGGAACTGATACCCCTCTCTGAAAGCAGCTTGGAACTGGCTTTCAAGCTCACGGAGGTATTGCCGGCACAGGATTGCGAACTCCGCTTCCGCGGCCTGCGCTATTTCTCTGAAGCAAAGCTGCGTGAACTGCTCCTGCTTGTTGATAAAAGCAAGGTCGGGCTTTCCGAACTGCCGCGCATCATGGACCGGATTCTAGATGAGTATCACCGCCGCGGCTACCTCTTTGCCAGTGTGGGGCTAGATTCCCTGACCCTGGGCGAAAACCTCGCCGCCTACATCGGCATCGAAGAAGGCAAGCCGCTCAAGCCTGAAAAATACTACTTCCAGGGCAACAAATACACCCGCGACCAGACCCTCATCAAACTGGCCGGCTTCAGCTCCGGGCAGGTGGTTACCCCTGAGGCCATCCGCGCCGCCGAGGACAGGATTTTGGGCAAAAGCTACATCGAGGCCTGCTTGATCGAACCGGTGGACCCCGCCAGCCTGCTGATCAAGATCGAGGAAGGCAAAATGACCTCTCTGGAAGGCGTTTTGGGCTTCACCCGGGTAGGCGCGAAAAACGAATTCACCGGCTTCCTCAACATCGGTTTCCTGAACCTCTGGGGCAGCGACCGCTCCCTGACCTTGAACTGGAGAAAACTGCCGCTCACCAGCCTGCTCCGCTTTTCATACCACGAATCCGGGCCGAACGTCTTTCCCCTTTCCGGCGACCTCAGGCTTTCCCGCGAGGAGGAAAAAGACAGCTTCATCAAATCGGCCGTGGGCGCCGATATCTATTCCTATTACGACGTTCACCGCTACGGCCTGGAACTGGCCGTGGAAAGCGTTAACTACTATGTGCCCGCCGCAAAGGACAGCCTGCTGGTGGAAACCACCTCCAGCCGCGGCATCGGCGCCTTTTGGCGACTCGACAGCCGGGACCGCGCTTTCAACCCTTCCAAGGGAATGCAGACCAACATCACCTACCGCCTGCACCAAAGCGAGCGAAGCGGCTGGAACAACGCCCTAGAGGCTGACCACACCCAATACATTGGCCTGGCGCCGCGCTGGACCTGCGCCCTGGGCGTTCATCTGCGCAGCCTCGCCGACAGCAGTTCCGTGGCTTATGAAACCTACCGGCTGGGCGGCTACAACTCGCTGCGGGGCTACCGCGAAGACGAATTCAGTAGTTGGCGTCTCGGCTGGGCTTCGCTCGAACTCCGCTTTCTGATCAGTTCCCAGGCCCGGATCTACCTCTTTTACGACCACGGCCTCCTCGCGCGGGACAAGAACAGCCTGCGCGCCGACCTCCTCGCCCCCGGACTAGGCATCAAACTGCGCACCAGGCTGGGAATTCTGAGCATCGAGTATGCCCTCGGATACCGGGAAAACGGCTTCGCGGACTTCTCAGCGGGAATGGTTCACGCCGGTCTGGAATCGAACTTTTGA
- a CDS encoding ABC-F family ATP-binding cassette domain-containing protein, producing MQFIQLKNIHYTYPDQYQPILTGVSLVVAAGEKIALIGKNGCGKTTLLRIILGELSPTQGSISYPSSRPAISYLPQDIRVSAPLSVRDFLLRVRPRQFELLTRIESLTSTENLSSSAGLELASLWQEYNDQNTAEWEKEVHAILLGMDLLMLAERPCATLSGGESTRLQLAALLLEKPDILILDEPTNHLDSEQLLWFEDWMLDYGGAVLYVSHDRVFIDRTATKIAELEAGKMELRAGNYQSFVRDRQQLKDHQMVQYRERQRLLRQLRDASRKRRAWASSFQKETRGEGGGYVFEMISNPARTQMQQARHIENRIKMLTERYPVEKPHQDKLRHLAFEEVQVGDRELISVAGMGFRYQENWIFRNFYLHLYGAEKLWLAGPNGSGKTTLLRLLLGSLEPCEGTISRANRLRIGYYEQDLSKLDPQAVVLDFLKTSGKEESQIRTLMGCIGLKTDLAFARTGSLSWGERAKLQLLMLLLGEYNVLLLDEPTNHLDIRSREMLEESLKNFSGAVVFVSHDRAFINRLATRKVELANTPARDHNSVST from the coding sequence ATGCAGTTTATCCAGCTCAAAAACATCCACTACACTTACCCGGACCAGTATCAGCCCATCCTCACGGGCGTTAGCCTGGTGGTCGCCGCTGGCGAAAAGATCGCCCTGATTGGCAAAAACGGTTGCGGCAAGACCACCCTTCTGCGGATAATTCTAGGCGAATTATCCCCCACCCAAGGTAGTATCAGCTATCCAAGCTCCCGCCCCGCAATATCTTATCTTCCCCAGGACATCCGCGTCTCCGCGCCCCTCAGCGTCCGTGATTTCCTCCTGCGGGTTAGGCCCCGGCAATTTGAATTGCTCACCCGGATCGAATCTCTCACTTCCACAGAGAATCTCTCTTCCTCAGCCGGACTGGAACTGGCTTCCCTCTGGCAGGAATACAACGATCAGAACACGGCGGAATGGGAAAAAGAGGTCCATGCCATCCTCCTCGGGATGGATTTGCTGATGCTGGCGGAACGGCCTTGCGCAACCCTTTCCGGCGGCGAATCCACCCGTCTCCAACTGGCGGCCCTGCTCCTGGAAAAACCCGACATCCTCATCCTGGACGAACCCACCAACCATCTGGATTCCGAACAACTGCTCTGGTTCGAGGACTGGATGCTGGATTACGGCGGTGCTGTCCTCTATGTATCCCACGACCGGGTTTTCATCGACCGCACCGCCACCAAAATAGCCGAACTGGAGGCCGGAAAGATGGAACTGCGCGCGGGCAACTACCAGAGCTTCGTGCGTGACAGACAGCAGCTTAAGGACCACCAAATGGTGCAATACCGTGAGCGTCAGCGCCTTTTGCGCCAGTTGCGTGACGCCAGCCGGAAAAGGCGGGCTTGGGCCTCGTCCTTTCAGAAGGAAACCCGTGGCGAGGGCGGCGGCTACGTTTTTGAAATGATCTCCAACCCAGCCCGCACCCAAATGCAGCAGGCCCGGCACATCGAAAACCGCATCAAAATGCTCACTGAACGTTATCCAGTGGAAAAGCCGCATCAGGACAAGCTTCGCCACCTTGCTTTCGAAGAGGTCCAGGTGGGCGACAGGGAGCTGATCAGCGTGGCTGGGATGGGCTTTCGCTATCAGGAAAACTGGATATTCCGCAATTTCTACCTCCACCTCTATGGCGCGGAAAAGCTCTGGCTTGCCGGTCCCAACGGCAGCGGCAAGACCACCCTTTTGCGCCTTCTACTGGGTTCTCTGGAGCCTTGCGAGGGAACGATTTCCCGCGCCAACCGCCTGCGGATCGGGTATTATGAACAGGACCTCAGCAAGCTGGACCCCCAGGCTGTGGTGCTGGATTTCCTGAAAACCTCTGGCAAGGAGGAAAGCCAGATACGCACTCTCATGGGCTGCATCGGCCTGAAGACAGACCTGGCCTTTGCCCGGACGGGCAGCCTCTCTTGGGGCGAACGGGCCAAGTTGCAACTACTCATGTTGCTTCTGGGCGAATACAATGTCCTGCTGCTGGATGAGCCCACCAACCACCTGGATATCCGCAGCCGCGAAATGCTGGAGGAATCCCTGAAAAACTTCAGTGGGGCTGTCGTCTTTGTTTCCCACGATCGCGCCTTCATTAACAGGCTTGCCACCCGAAAGGTGGAGCTTGCCAACACTCCGGCCCGAGATCATAACTCCGTGTCGACTTAA
- a CDS encoding acyl-CoA thioesterase: MVFEFRKRIYGFECDVYGHLNNANYLQLLESARSEAMIEMGMSMSRMHELDIQVFIRGFELDYRQSIEHEDLITIKSWFDEMNRVKGHWVQRIYNSRGELCFEAKMVAVFASGGKATRVSEELLEIFLGYLEPPAD, encoded by the coding sequence ATGGTTTTCGAGTTTCGCAAGCGGATTTACGGCTTTGAGTGTGACGTTTACGGGCACCTGAACAACGCCAACTACCTCCAACTGCTGGAAAGCGCGAGGTCTGAGGCCATGATCGAAATGGGTATGTCCATGTCCAGGATGCATGAACTTGACATTCAGGTCTTCATCCGCGGCTTCGAGCTGGATTACCGGCAGTCCATCGAACATGAGGACCTCATCACCATCAAAAGCTGGTTTGATGAAATGAACCGCGTGAAAGGCCACTGGGTGCAGAGGATATACAATTCCCGCGGCGAACTTTGCTTTGAAGCGAAAATGGTCGCCGTCTTCGCCAGTGGCGGAAAAGCCACGCGGGTGTCTGAAGAATTGTTAGAAATATTTTTGGGCTATCTGGAGCCTCCGGCGGATTGA
- a CDS encoding YfhO family protein: MNPYLSTMEYSKFTQRGGSGGLETSYAQGWSFHPKEIITFFIPDFYGGVSPNYWGYMPFTQVYNYFGLIVLAFGIIALIGSKHRRTAVFLSISSLIFLIMSFGSATPRLSDLFLKYLPYFNKFRVPSMILTMVQINAVLQAALGVDTILSLSAEQSKDWSKGLLKATLICGGVFFLWLIAAKALFGGLGFASASDLQQLSQHGLTELPGTVKETRLGLLYNSGLISLLLLSLSLALAWLKSTKKLPQAAFVLLLTLLAFIDLWVYTGKFLKSENLQARQEYTDRFAPQDYDEFLLADKSNYRILPLGQSMLSEARMGKPAGEFAYHHQTVTGYSAAKLERYDKLLKLIEGDPATQKPGEWGRLMMGMYGMKEGEMPVDKPTPVLDMLSTKYILHPDPLPNDSLFTLDFPPYNQFYNKLTPVFTGFDGTSVYRNKTALPRAWFVDAVQKVAPADSILPLLRSESFDPRRLAFVETDLKDIQKPDSARVTQTTAEMHKLAYDVYTDKPAFLVLSEVYYPAGWKATLDGKEIPIHAANYILRGLQIPAGAHKLELTFAPESYKTSVRLSFIGLLASLLALGGGIAYTRFKNRPIPVEPTSDDS, translated from the coding sequence ATGAACCCCTACCTGAGCACGATGGAATACAGTAAATTCACCCAGCGCGGCGGAAGCGGCGGCCTGGAAACCAGTTACGCCCAGGGCTGGAGCTTCCATCCCAAAGAAATCATCACCTTCTTCATCCCGGATTTCTACGGCGGTGTGAGCCCCAACTACTGGGGTTACATGCCCTTTACGCAGGTTTACAACTACTTTGGGCTGATCGTGCTGGCTTTTGGGATCATTGCCCTGATCGGTTCCAAACACCGTCGCACGGCGGTTTTCCTGTCCATCAGCTCGCTGATTTTCCTGATCATGTCCTTCGGCAGCGCCACGCCCCGGCTTTCTGACCTCTTCCTGAAATACCTGCCCTACTTCAATAAATTCCGCGTGCCCTCAATGATCCTCACCATGGTGCAAATCAACGCCGTGCTACAGGCCGCCCTGGGCGTGGACACCATCCTCAGCCTCAGCGCGGAGCAAAGCAAGGACTGGAGCAAAGGACTGCTGAAGGCGACTCTGATCTGCGGCGGGGTTTTCTTCCTTTGGCTCATAGCGGCCAAAGCCCTGTTCGGCGGTCTCGGATTCGCCAGCGCTTCGGATTTGCAACAGTTATCCCAGCATGGACTTACCGAGCTTCCGGGCACGGTTAAGGAAACCCGCCTGGGCTTACTTTACAACAGCGGTTTGATCAGCCTGTTGCTTCTCAGCCTCAGCCTCGCGCTGGCCTGGCTTAAAAGCACGAAAAAGCTGCCTCAGGCCGCATTCGTGCTGCTGCTGACGCTACTAGCTTTCATCGACCTCTGGGTTTACACGGGAAAATTTCTCAAGAGCGAAAACCTCCAGGCCCGGCAGGAATACACCGACCGTTTCGCGCCTCAGGATTACGACGAATTCCTCCTGGCGGACAAATCCAACTACCGCATCCTGCCTTTGGGCCAGAGCATGCTCTCAGAAGCCAGGATGGGCAAACCCGCCGGTGAATTTGCCTACCACCACCAAACTGTCACAGGTTATTCCGCCGCCAAGCTGGAACGCTATGACAAGCTGCTGAAGCTGATCGAAGGCGATCCCGCCACCCAGAAGCCCGGAGAATGGGGCCGCCTGATGATGGGAATGTACGGCATGAAAGAAGGCGAAATGCCAGTTGACAAACCCACCCCGGTGCTGGACATGCTTTCCACCAAATACATCCTTCACCCCGATCCGCTTCCGAACGATTCACTCTTCACGCTGGACTTTCCGCCCTACAATCAGTTCTACAACAAGCTTACCCCTGTTTTCACTGGCTTCGACGGCACTTCGGTTTACCGCAACAAAACCGCCCTGCCCCGGGCCTGGTTCGTGGATGCCGTTCAAAAGGTCGCCCCGGCTGATTCCATCCTCCCGCTGCTGCGTTCCGAGAGCTTTGATCCCCGCCGGCTGGCCTTTGTGGAAACGGACCTGAAAGACATCCAGAAGCCTGATTCCGCCAGGGTTACGCAAACCACGGCCGAGATGCACAAACTGGCCTATGACGTCTATACCGACAAGCCCGCCTTCCTGGTGCTGAGCGAGGTTTACTACCCCGCCGGCTGGAAGGCGACCCTGGACGGCAAAGAAATCCCCATCCACGCCGCGAACTACATCCTGCGCGGATTACAGATTCCCGCAGGAGCGCACAAACTGGAACTGACCTTCGCCCCTGAATCCTACAAAACCAGCGTCCGCCTCAGCTTCATCGGCCTATTGGCCAGTTTGCTCGCCCTCGGCGGAGGCATTGCTTACACACGTTTCAAGAACCGCCCCATTCCTGTGGAGCCTACCTCCGATGATAGTTGA